The genomic stretch GTCGTAGAATGTGACGGAGATGATCATTCCAACGGCTGCCAACACGAAGATTGAGGCCGGGGGGATCTCGAAACCATTGGCAATCTTTCGGTTTAGTGTCATGCCTTGCTTGATGAAGAAGGTGGAGGTTTGTGACACACAGATACCAAATGGCAGAGTGGTTAACCAAATGGGAATCATGTTGATCACCAGCTTCATCTCCTCCACTTTTGTCACGGGTGCAAGCCTCCATGGATTCTCTGCCTCCTCAGCTGACCTTCCTTTCTCTTCTCTGATTGCAGCTTTGTCAAGAAACCTTAAAAATCAACCAAAACAAAGTTAGATTTCTGTTCTAATTGTGGTAACTCTTAGGTCTAACCATGTTAGGCAGAAACCGGTAAAGGGCCAAGTGCCCAAGTCCATCAAATTGTTGGCTAGgagaattgttgggcggagacagatgaagggccaagtccaacgcCCGGCCTCTAGATGGTGGTCTATAAGGATATAAAGTTGCGATTTTGATGTAGtcgtaagcgtttgatcctaataAGTGGTATTAAAGgcagggccaagtccaacaccctgCCTCTAGATGGTGgtctataaagaaataaaccCTTGATATCAAAGGCATGGCCAAGTCTAACACCTGCCtttcgaaaatgtgatggcggtctataaagaaataaagcacctgtctctcgaaaatgtgatggcggtctataaggaaataaagttacgtcTTCACTACtaactatagcttttggcatagtggGAAACGCTtaatcctaacaagtggtatcagtgTCCGGACCAAGTCCGGCACCCAATGCGGTAACggtttataaggaaataaagttacgccTTTACTacaagctataacttttggcgtagtgataaTTGCTTTTATCCTAACAAACCATTAAGCAGAGACAGAGTATTGTTGATTACTTGAGCTTTCCAGTGTGGCACAGAAGTCTCCCACGGGCATATTCTGACTTGGGAACTTCATACAACTCTGCAGAAGTAGAAGGGCATGGGAGATTTCTTTTCCTAATGGCTGCAACAAGGACCTGCAACATTGGTGTCAAGGGACTCCCACCAGCCTTCCTATACCTATAAAATGGCCTTCCAATGCAGAAAACCACAATGCTAAAAGCCATAACTGCAGTGAGAATCATATCTGCTAAAGCCCAGCTAACATAGTCTTGAATGTAAACTATAAGCGTCACCGCAACTAAGATCCCCGAGCAAAGCCCGAAGTTCCACCAATTGAAAAACGACATCTTCTGCTTCCTCTCATCCGGGTGATCATCGTCAAACTGATCAGCTCCAAAGCTCTCCAGGGACGGCTTGTGGCCTCCCGTCCCTATCGATATCATGTAAATCGCGAGGAAAAATATAGCCTCGTGCGCCTTCCTAGGCTCGTCACACACTTCACTCCCACAGGGTCTCAAGCTAGGGACTACCCTAGACATTGTCAACAGAATCAAGCCCTGCATATAtagaaatagttggtttgatcaatgaatagtaagtaagacagataaaatgggacagatggagtataTAGAAGTTCTCGAGTTGGTTAATGGCTGAAAATAACTGCGAGAACGCATTTACCAAGAAGTAGAGAACAGACGAAGCAAGAACGGTGGAGAATCGGCCCAAATAAGCATCGGCCAAGAAACCACCAAAGAGAGGCATAAGAGTGGTAACACCAGCCCAGTAGTTGACATTCTTGGCTGCTGTTTTGAGGTCTTCCTGCAGAATCTTGGTCAGGTATATAATCAAACTTGTGGCAATTCCAAAATAACTCAACCTCTCAGCAAATTCAATCACTGCAGAATTGAAGAAGATTAAGATTAGCCATCTCATAACCTTTCCCACTCATTAaattatcacaaaaaaaaaaaattgtcacttaaagaaatatatatatagcagtcAAGTTAGAAGGAAgcataaaaataaacttaagcTACCCACTACCACTGCTTTATTGAGTATTCTCAGTACCACTACTTATAAATTTAAGGGGCACATACCTAGGAATTATGTACCTTAGCTTTGGACCATTGGACAAAGGCAggtaaaggccaagtccaacacatgtggttaggggattgttgggcggaggccggtaaagggccaagtccagtacCCTGGCTCTCGAAAGTGTGATGGTggtttataagaaaataaaattgcatcTTCGCTACTAGTTATAGCCTTTGGTGTAGTGGTAAATGCTTAATCTTAACAAGGTGGTATTAGAGTCAGGTCACAAGTTTTAGTCCTAGCAAGAGCAGTTAAGACTGGCAAGTGCTGGGTGGGATTGTCCCTGACTCTCAAAAATATGATGGCGGTCTATAAGATCCTAACAGTAACCCACATACAAGTCTAAAGTATGGAGTATGGTTGATGATCAACAAGAGTACTGCTTGATGCAAAAGCTACTCTCTTTTGTTCTCATGGTTTTTCTTGACACATAAAGAAAGTAAATAGGAAAAGCTACCATTTAACCAACTACTATCTAATATTCATACAATTAATTCCTCTTATATGATGCAGAACCATGTATGTAACCAGAGCATGCAAAAGCTATATATGTGTTTTCCTTAAAATGAACAGCAGATCAGAGCTCATGCAAAATAATAAAACTGTAGATTTTAAGCATGTTTTCATGCCTTATTTCGTGCTAAAAAACAAAGCGAAAGTAACATCATATGCCAACAAATATGGAAACTAACTTAGGATGCACTAATAAGGAACACAAATCCTTACTGATGATGAAAAGGGAGGACTTCCAGACACCAGTGGAGGCGCGGAGAGGAACCCGGCCTTTATGATCAAGAGAAGAATCATACACCCATTTCTGCTCATCCATTTCTGCTAATTCCCCTTTATTCATTTCCTCAATCTCCACTCTCCTATCCATCTTGAATCAAGAACTATAGCCCAAAGATATTATTTGAAGTAGTAATAAATATAGTGTAGTGTTGGTTTAATTTGATTGACAGATGTTGTTTGTCCTCCTTATATAGAGAAAGAAAGTCACTATCCAAGCCCCCAACACACTACTACTGGCTACTGCTGTTTGACATTTTTCTTGGATTATGAGGACCCAAGAATGTGATAAAATgaatttttcccttttttttaaagttgaaatgaAAAATTTGAGTGTGATTGTCAATGATAGTGATGGTCTGATAgggaatggaaaaaaaaaagcttattatGATTCCTCCCACTAAAATATAGCCCTTAGTATAGAGGAGAATAGCATCCAATCATCTCCGGCCAATTTCATTCCACTATTGGGaaatcaatgttcaaaaaaGTAGCCATGACAAGAGGCCTCAAACAACAGACACCACTCTTGTGCCCCTTTAGTAACATGGTCTCCACGGTTTTGTTTTCTTCCCAAATATGCTTCCCTATTGTACAGTAACAAAAAACAACACATTATTCCTAGTTTTTGCACAAAACTGTACTACATATATTCCGGCAGGTGGTACTGTGTGGTTAAGATTGAAATCCTTACAAATGTATCCCACTGATGTTTGTCTGACACATGCATGACCAGATTTTGGAGTGTGCAAGATGGACAATTGCAGAGAGTCTTAATTTTTAGAGggtccaatatttatttttgacctaACTacttatgaaataaaaaaaaatctacaattaaTTCTAAAACCAATCAGTTTTTTCCCAAATCGCTTCTCTCTCCTAATAATTATAACCTAATTAACTGTGTATGACAAAATCATTCTATAACTAAAAATAAGAGTCATATATTTTACGGTATTGATTTTAAATATTGGACTTACACTTTTGGTAgggcctcatttatttataagaaggggtcacaaaaatccaaaaatcgACCTTGGACACATGTAACATACATGAGAATCATCCCGTTAATTAGTTTGAGCTGatcaactatggacaacctaaattgatttacctccttgtggtttTTTCCCAGTTAGGGTCAAAAGGCGAGTTTACCCGGAACACACTCACAGTAATAATTGCGGGTTTTCGTAGTCATCCCAAGAGATGATGACCAAAATGATTAACTCTTTGTTACATATGAATTGCTATAATTCTCATCTATCTGTCACCCATGTCAGCAGACTCACCACCACCCAGGTGGCCAGGTGCCACCTCTTTGCTTTAGTGTCGGACGTACATAGTTGTAGccataatgtcaaatgaaacatGAATTTGCATGTGAAACATTAAATGATAGGAGCTAAAAATCTTTCAGGGCTGAATGGTACCTTTCAAATATCATCTCCACATAGCATGACAGGAAAATGAAACCCATTTTTGTACATCTCAAAATTAGTCTTTAAATTGCCCACCGGCTGCCTCAAATCATAGGAGATGAATCTTTCTGCACAGAATTAACTATAGAAACTGATTGACAGAGTTAAAGACAGAGATTAATTGGGTGGCTGCTTGAGCGGTTCAAATTCTGGAAAAAGAAATTAgtctttaaatttaaaattgggTGATTTTCATCTTGAACTTTTGTGACACGCAGCGGAAATATGTTAACCCAGGCTACGGggacgtttggttggaaggaaggaattaggtaggaaaggaattgtaatttcatgggaaaagaataaagtTCGAATAAAGTGAAAGTACGAATAAAATTAATGAGAATttaaattccaatgtttggtatacatgagaattgaaagggaataagtagtataaagtccaaaacgcccattattattattattattattattattattattattataaacaagcaaattttcaatcactaatgcataaaaataaagaattcattagttattataaataaagttAACAAACACACAACTCACGCCGTTCACTGTTGCATAGATCGGCACACAAAATGAACATTATACAACACACTTACCATCAACGCacataatgaaaatttaattgttcaaaatttaggcaaatacgctatatacacatcaaatttaaatacttgagaATTTTGAGAAAGCATAATTGATTAAGGTGGGCCTAAAATGATTATTACTCAGGAACGGCGTTCTCTGTTGACAATAGTTGAAAAATAATACACGTTATAATCTAAAAGGGAAGACCAAGcattaattttaggttaaaaaaaaaagagaagggtaattttgtatcagaattatcttcttcttttttttcttcctaaaattcaCGGAATTAAAATCTCGGGGCCATAAAATTCTAATTCTATGAAAATAATTCCTCCAACTTAATGAAGAAATTTATTTGACTTTGGAATTACGTGAGAATTAAGTGGAATGAaatcctccaaccaaacgccatgttAGGTCCAGCTATGAATTTCCAAGGGAGGATATATTCTGGGTAGTGGGTGTGATGGCAGATGAGAAGAAATGCTAGATCCTCGACTTAGAAGGTTGCTGTGAGCACTGCTTCACTGCGATTCTTGACTAGGGTCTAGGTATTCGCTCATCAATAATTTAGAATGAAATACAAGGGAGTAGTTAATGCCACTTTCGGTCTACAAATATTGGGAGTAAGTTATAGGCTGGTTTTGGTTTATGGATTATGAGATTACTTTAAATGATAACATTAGCTTGAAAGATTACTATCACATTAATTAGCTTTggagtaatataatattaacaaCGTAATCTTATAATTTGAACCAAATAGGGTAATATATCATTATCTTATTCATCTTATGTTATGATCAAATGCGGCGTTGCACTTCCCTGCAGTCATGCAGAGTCATCTTGACCATTGGATTTGCTCCAATCAACAGTTAAAAATCAATGAAGAATGGGAAAAACAtggtgacattttggtaatttccTACATCAGGTATATTTCAATGGTGCACTAAATGCTGGGATGTAGTGCACTTGTTAGTGTTCTGTGATGCATTTTTGAGTAAACTGTAATGTACCACAAAGTGCTAGTCTATAGTGCACTAATGAAAAAAACAAGGTGACATATTGGTAACTTCCTGCACCATGTATATTTCAGTAGCGCACAAATGTTAAGATGTGATGTACTTATGAGTGATTTATGGTGCATTTACTTAGCACCGCTCAGTTTGTAAATGCACAACATGgtggtgcatttctgaacacgtGGTGGTACAAAGCTTCACAATCGCATATAAAcccttctctctctatatatatatatatatttgtgcatACATAGTGGTAAATATTTTCCCACCGACAGGGTTGAAGCTTTGCACCTTTGGATGTCATAACCGTAGTCCGTAGCCACAATCTGCCTTCTTCCTTGCCAAAAGCCATCAACTCGCCTGtcaccaccaccatcatcattCGTTGTTATGATTTAACTTATCTGTTATGATCGTAGAAGTTTATAGAAGTCTTATTATATCATACATAtctataaatttttattgttttttataaaaaaaaatattttaaaaaattataaaagtcaTATAAAGAAACTCTAAATTTGATATACCTTTGCAaactttaattaatattatttatacttttttgaaatatttttataatatttttaatttttaaatttttatatagttTTCTCATAATTTATCATTTTGGGAACCAATTGATATGTTGTACTGGTATAGTTTTTATATAGCTTGAATCAGGTAAATTGATTGTATAGGATACTGTGCTCACAGTTagggaattatttatgctgCCTCCTCACTCTTTAGAATAATATAAGCGCGCGGTTTAACCAAGATTTCTATGCCACCAGGTTAGATTAGCATATTGGAGATTTGGAGTAATAAAGTAACTTAAAGTCTCTAGAGATTATAtatagtaaatttttatttattttttctttttttaaggaTTTGCCTAGagagaaaaattaaagttgttaTGGGTTTTTTGAGACGGTGTTATGAATTTTAATTCCTAGGACGGTCGAATATAATAAAATGggttataatataattgtagatataatcaatactttaagtcgATCATATACTTTATaacataaatgtaatattttatgaCAAAATTGTATTAGATAATATGTaggaaataaaataacataattgtatatataatcaatatgTTAAGGCttatatacaatattttatagcataaatgtaataaactacattttgtaaagaataaagtaaaaacataaCAGAATTACAAATATcatcaatactttaagtcttatatatactatactttataacataaatgtaatgcttgataagaaaattataatagacaatttgcaagaaataaagtgtaattatattacatattagaattacatatataatcaatactttaagtcttatatataatactttataacataaatgttatactttataacaaaactgtaatagataaataatattactaaaccCATATACTATTTGACCCAAATTCTCTTGGCTTGACCGATCTAGGCGAATTTGTCATTAAAATTTGtagagaaagtttagaaatttataatttagagAAAACTTTGTAGAATTTGTATAAGGGCATCTCTAATCCACAAATATTAGGGAAGAATGCTAATTTTTTATGGAATCCTATACTATTTTGATTagtttatgaaattatattttataattaaaaaatattttattttgttatttaaatttatttttactttaaatcaaaaattgatattataattataaagttgaaattataatttataaaaagtgaataaaataatagataatGTATAGGAGTATAGGGCACACCAAAAGGAGAGGAATGAAAATAGAGAATGATTGGTGAGAAACTAAAAGAAAGGATTATATGGTGGTGAGAAGAGATTGGCCCGGATCGGAAAATGGAAGATAAGAGGAAAATGTTTATGGATGTCTtaaagagaattttttttttttgaaaaccaccAATACGGTGAATAGATTAAATCAACTCAGAAATAGAGTCAGGGGGAACAGCGTCCCAAAACAGAGCAGTATTCTGCGAGAAGGCCAGCGTTGCAAGAACGTGAGCCCCTCTATTCAtagagaaagtttagaaatttaaaatttagaagataaaatttaactatttatattgaagaggaaaatttttaaaaagccTTACTATGgaaatgtttataaaaatttatgactttttgaaaacacaaaatctttaaaaactctttaatagTAAGAATTGAATATCATTCTTAAAAAGTATTAATTGAATATCACCTAAtatttaaaaactctttaaatttttaaattgaatactttaattaaacttttaaacttTATACAAGTTTACAAATTGTCTTGAATACTCTTGatgagaagaagaataaaaccctttagtttattttacttttaaccACTCAAGTtagtgatatttttatttaagatTCTTGattgtgacttttttttttctctcactttTAGCTctcatttgaaaataaaaaataaaaaaaaaattaaagtttcacTATTAGTCTGATCTAAATATTCAAAATGTCCTCATTTTATAAAACTTGATCAAACTTCAGTTTATTACATATAAGAATAAGAATATTTTAGATTAACTTAAAATCTAATAGCAACAACTTAAttaaaggataaaaaaaaaaccataaaaattGGCTATCATTAACAAAACACCCCTTAATTTTATTCTATAAAGTCAAACAAATGTAacataaatttaacaaaaatgatcgaatttaataatattatatttaaaatcgAGATTCAATCAAATATCTTTCtaattagaatataaatttacgattaatataatataattgagtgcaattttttttcctccgaCATTACAAAAATCTTTTGGCAATTCAAAAATACCTTTCTTCAAGGTGGTTGGTTGGTGGTAATGAAGGGACTCGTACCTTATATGCATTGCATATATGGATTGATACGAATCTTAGAAAAAAGCTAACATTATTgtcgttgttgttgtttgtCTGGTTTCTTCATTTACCTTTTTTAGTACAAAAAGtattattgcttttttttttctttttcttttccctttagTACTGAAATATCAAAGATTGTTTTAAAACATGCACTTAAGTCTTATCAGACGTACTTGTAAAGGTATGCTGGTTGAGTCATGCTTTATTCTTTTACAAATATTACTTtctaatattaattgtttagcCTATCTAGCCAAAGAGGCAACACAAGTCCTCCAATTTTTTAGgacctaatttttaaaaatattatatatgatccattatttttatgcttagtaattatatttgtagataaactgttgaatatatatatatatatgtaaaaggtcgttttataattattgtaagtTTACAATAGTTATAAAACTGATacaatatacggagtaattttttactaaaattctcAACTATCAATGAATGATGACTATGATCAGTGATAGCTAGTAGCAAagtcataacattttttttacatatagaCCGGGCTTGGTATTTTGTGCCATTTACCGACATCACCCAATAATTCCCCGTTAGGATCAAAAGCTTACCacttacgccaaaagctatagatAGTAGTTGTTATTTCCTTACTAATAGACCACCATCACATTGTTCGTGACTTTAGGTGCTAGACATGTTATTGTTGGCACTCAAACTCGTGACCTATTTTGATaacacttgttaggatcaagtgtTTACCACTTACCAAAATCTATAGCTTGTAACAAAagc from Ipomoea triloba cultivar NCNSP0323 chromosome 12, ASM357664v1 encodes the following:
- the LOC115999957 gene encoding protein NRT1/ PTR FAMILY 5.6-like — protein: MDRRVEIEEMNKGELAEMDEQKWVYDSSLDHKGRVPLRASTGVWKSSLFIIMIEFAERLSYFGIATSLIIYLTKILQEDLKTAAKNVNYWAGVTTLMPLFGGFLADAYLGRFSTVLASSVLYFLGLILLTMSRVVPSLRPCGSEVCDEPRKAHEAIFFLAIYMISIGTGGHKPSLESFGADQFDDDHPDERKQKMSFFNWWNFGLCSGILVAVTLIVYIQDYVSWALADMILTAVMAFSIVVFCIGRPFYRYRKAGGSPLTPMLQVLVAAIRKRNLPCPSTSAELYEVPKSEYARGRLLCHTGKLKFLDKAAIREEKGRSAEEAENPWRLAPVTKVEEMKLVINMIPIWLTTLPFGICVSQTSTFFIKQGMTLNRKIANGFEIPPASIFVLAAVGMIISVTFYDRILVPVLRRATGNERGINILQRIGIGMVFSVTTMVVAALVERKRLSVVQESPLKTSNSMSVFWLAPQFLIIGIGDGFTLVGLQEYFYDQVPDSMRSLGIAFYLSVMGAANFLSSLLITLVDHVTAKAGKSWFAKDLNGSRLDYFYALLATITAVNIGVYAFVAKRYSYKSVQRKITVAVADCYDADGVVAKV